The Fimbriimonas ginsengisoli Gsoil 348 genome window below encodes:
- a CDS encoding vWA domain-containing protein, giving the protein MDPVSFQNAGALLWLLPLAGIVVLLYLLKMKRRDVRVPATFLWPNRVDEVRANALFQKLRPSWLLFLQLLALSLTVFALAKPQTQQRGLTGEVTVIVVDSSASMAATDVRPSRFDEAKRLAKEAIQSAKASDRIALIEAGPTPRVVFPLGNDPARQLLALETLKGTDAETDVGEALRLASALVGSLDGARIVLLSDGVFNPVTNFSRGKAALVYEQIGEMDDNVAVSALGLADTASGRKLYAGVKNYSSKPMEGTLTLYADGKPIDSIKTGAIAPSTQYGRTLSAPAGARVFEAKLESSDLLKSDNYAVALADPGASLHVLLLSRGNPFLERALTLDPRVTLDRATELPPEERGTGSGQYDIVIFDGIPEQPVKARGVLTLGTAGSTSPVTDEGIVKGTAFLSAEPKPLMNGVDLQGVFIDQQHKVKPKGNGQVLAVNSTGPLVVTSESVGRRQIYLAFEPLQSDFPLQVGFPIFVANALDYLAGGESADLIAIRAGAPFSIPSTKGATLQAPDGAKAELKPTGAVLVVREARRAGAYTLDVSGRKKSVYAYLRSERESSIAPAKNVFLGGGQVRATETPLTFSDFWRPLAVLCLLVLCGEWWLFARRS; this is encoded by the coding sequence GTGGACCCAGTGAGCTTTCAAAACGCGGGCGCTCTGCTGTGGCTGCTCCCTCTCGCGGGGATCGTCGTCCTGCTCTATCTCCTCAAGATGAAACGGCGAGACGTCCGCGTTCCCGCCACGTTTCTCTGGCCGAACCGCGTCGACGAAGTCCGGGCCAACGCACTTTTTCAGAAGCTCCGCCCCAGTTGGCTGCTGTTCCTTCAGCTCCTGGCCCTGAGCCTGACCGTTTTCGCCTTGGCCAAGCCTCAGACCCAGCAGCGCGGGCTCACCGGAGAAGTCACCGTCATCGTCGTCGACAGCTCCGCGAGCATGGCCGCGACCGACGTTCGCCCGAGCCGATTCGACGAAGCCAAGAGGCTCGCCAAGGAGGCGATTCAAAGCGCGAAGGCAAGTGACCGCATCGCCCTCATTGAAGCGGGACCGACCCCGCGCGTCGTCTTTCCCCTCGGCAACGACCCGGCTCGTCAGCTCCTGGCTTTAGAGACTCTAAAGGGCACCGACGCCGAAACGGATGTTGGTGAGGCGCTTCGGCTCGCGAGCGCCTTGGTCGGCTCTCTGGATGGTGCTCGAATCGTCCTTCTTTCGGACGGAGTGTTCAATCCGGTCACCAACTTTTCCCGTGGTAAAGCCGCGCTGGTGTACGAGCAGATCGGGGAGATGGACGATAACGTGGCAGTCTCCGCGCTGGGACTAGCCGACACCGCGAGCGGGCGGAAGCTGTACGCCGGAGTTAAGAACTATTCCAGCAAGCCGATGGAGGGGACGTTGACCCTCTACGCCGACGGTAAGCCGATCGACTCGATCAAGACCGGGGCGATCGCCCCCTCGACCCAGTACGGCCGCACCCTTTCCGCGCCCGCCGGAGCCCGAGTATTTGAGGCGAAGCTGGAGTCCTCGGACCTCCTGAAGTCCGACAACTACGCGGTCGCTCTGGCCGACCCGGGCGCCTCGCTCCACGTCCTCCTCCTCTCCCGCGGCAATCCATTCCTGGAGCGGGCGCTCACCCTCGATCCCCGAGTCACCCTCGACCGAGCCACCGAGCTTCCTCCCGAAGAGCGCGGAACCGGGTCTGGCCAGTACGACATCGTCATCTTCGACGGGATTCCGGAGCAGCCGGTGAAAGCGCGCGGCGTGCTCACCCTCGGAACGGCCGGAAGCACCTCCCCGGTGACCGACGAAGGCATCGTAAAAGGAACCGCCTTTCTCTCCGCCGAACCGAAGCCGCTCATGAACGGAGTCGACCTGCAGGGGGTCTTCATCGACCAGCAGCACAAGGTTAAGCCGAAGGGGAATGGGCAGGTGCTGGCGGTCAACAGCACGGGTCCGTTGGTTGTGACCTCCGAATCGGTGGGTCGAAGGCAGATCTACCTCGCCTTCGAACCGCTCCAATCCGACTTCCCGCTGCAGGTTGGCTTCCCGATCTTTGTCGCCAACGCACTCGATTATCTCGCCGGAGGCGAGAGCGCGGATCTCATCGCCATCCGAGCGGGCGCTCCCTTCTCCATTCCTTCGACGAAAGGGGCGACGCTGCAGGCTCCGGACGGCGCGAAAGCGGAGCTAAAACCAACCGGAGCCGTGCTGGTCGTGCGGGAAGCCCGGCGGGCCGGTGCCTACACGTTGGATGTGAGTGGGCGAAAGAAGTCGGTCTACGCCTACCTTCGCAGCGAGCGTGAGTCGTCCATCGCCCCTGCCAAGAACGTTTTCCTAGGAGGCGGACAGGTTCGGGCGACCGAAACGCCTCTGACCTTCTCCGATTTTTGGCGTCCCCTCGCCGTTCTCTGCCTTCTGGTCCTTTGCGGCGAGTGGTGGCTGTTTGCGAGGAGAAGCTAG
- a CDS encoding VWA domain-containing protein, whose protein sequence is MRFTHPLFLVLLIPVLIGLWYSFRHVHGMARGRKRLAFGIRFLLASLLIFALSGPEARRPNKGLCTMFLLDRSDSVSEADRKRAETFVDEAMKKLSAEDLAGVVAFGKNAVVDAAPGGRRELGKVLSTVDGAASDLAAATRLASASFPDGKARRLVLLSDGNETSGDLEEAAQVAATDGIPLDVVPLGLEERSGEAAVLGVEAPTEIRAEQPFDLRVIVDSARAQRGVLEVDRDGVLLKRLNVSLTAGRNAVVVSEKLKDVGFHRYRATLHAEFDVDNRNNVGLNFVAVRGKPRVLVLQQDPKETTLAEALRKNGLAVDLGGPASIPSKPEELQIYDAVLLNDINAASITLNQMKLLQAAVRDSGVGFAMIGGENSFLPGGYYGSPIAEVLPVDLNIRQRKTFPSTSILIIIDASGSMSMPEDGMSKLQIAGLAAEQTVKLMSPMDRIGVAGSGDGIEFVAPMQKLTNKQAVIDQIRHLSQSGGGIYVRPSVARAKEELEKEQTQVRHFILLADGADAEDHETAIENAGLMRLEHITTSVVAIGDGQDVPFLKQLAAAGGGKFYLALKANQLPAIFTQDTSIMSRSAIEEGAFIPKLVMGEEILRGIADEGVPPLLAYDLTDSRPLARMGMRTKKDDPLLATWQYGLGTSLAFTSDAHPRWAKNWVGWAGFGTFWAQATRAISRRATLNNYQVSVHHDGGKGHVQVKAFDRLGNPLSANNAVVRVATPTGESRDVRLSQEGPGAYVGDFDASEIGTYIVTVAEQDAVGGPRTSATGFSLAYPAEYRSYRTNRPLLERAAALTTGMTLTSPAQALRPVPNPGASITELWPTLMFLAALLLPIDIGVRRLALPLGEILAKVWARLRRRPAAPVTQQVTVGRLQQAKQRAQRETSPEPAPTVIAPGPTKPTAPTPRPTSGTGSTAKGLLDAKRKRGEE, encoded by the coding sequence ATGCGATTTACGCACCCGCTCTTCCTCGTCCTGCTGATCCCGGTCTTGATCGGGCTTTGGTACAGCTTTCGGCACGTACACGGCATGGCGAGAGGTCGAAAGCGGCTGGCATTCGGCATTCGATTTCTGCTCGCTTCCCTCCTGATCTTCGCGCTCTCCGGCCCCGAAGCTCGGCGGCCGAACAAGGGGCTCTGCACGATGTTTCTTCTCGACCGGAGCGATTCGGTCTCCGAAGCCGATCGGAAGCGGGCGGAAACATTCGTCGACGAGGCGATGAAAAAGCTCAGCGCGGAGGACTTGGCCGGTGTCGTGGCGTTCGGCAAGAATGCGGTGGTCGATGCCGCTCCCGGCGGGCGGCGCGAACTCGGCAAAGTTCTTAGCACGGTCGACGGCGCCGCCAGCGATTTGGCGGCTGCGACACGGCTAGCCAGCGCCTCGTTTCCCGATGGGAAGGCGCGACGCCTCGTTTTGCTCAGCGACGGTAACGAAACCTCGGGCGACCTGGAAGAGGCCGCCCAGGTCGCGGCGACGGACGGAATTCCGCTCGACGTGGTGCCGCTCGGGTTGGAAGAGCGGAGCGGCGAAGCTGCCGTTCTCGGGGTAGAAGCTCCTACCGAGATTCGTGCCGAACAGCCATTCGACCTTCGGGTCATCGTCGACTCGGCCCGAGCTCAACGAGGGGTGCTAGAGGTAGACCGAGACGGGGTACTCCTTAAACGTCTGAACGTATCGCTCACCGCGGGCCGAAACGCCGTCGTCGTAAGCGAAAAGCTCAAAGACGTGGGCTTCCATCGATATCGAGCCACGTTACACGCCGAGTTCGACGTCGACAATCGAAATAACGTCGGCCTGAACTTCGTCGCCGTACGGGGCAAACCCCGGGTTCTAGTTCTTCAGCAAGATCCTAAGGAGACCACTCTTGCCGAGGCGCTTAGGAAGAACGGCCTTGCCGTCGATCTCGGCGGTCCTGCAAGCATTCCGAGCAAGCCGGAAGAGCTACAGATTTACGATGCGGTGCTCCTGAACGACATCAACGCGGCCTCGATCACGTTGAACCAAATGAAGCTCTTACAAGCCGCCGTACGCGATAGCGGAGTCGGCTTCGCCATGATCGGCGGCGAGAATTCCTTCCTTCCCGGCGGCTATTACGGCTCGCCGATCGCGGAAGTGCTACCGGTTGATCTCAATATCCGCCAGCGGAAGACCTTTCCGAGCACTTCGATCCTGATCATCATCGACGCCTCGGGATCGATGTCGATGCCGGAGGACGGCATGAGCAAGCTGCAGATCGCCGGGCTCGCGGCGGAGCAGACGGTGAAGCTGATGTCGCCGATGGACCGAATCGGCGTGGCGGGCAGTGGCGACGGAATCGAGTTCGTCGCGCCGATGCAGAAGCTGACGAACAAGCAAGCGGTCATCGACCAGATCCGCCACCTCAGCCAAAGCGGCGGCGGCATCTACGTCCGCCCCTCCGTCGCGCGGGCCAAGGAGGAGCTCGAAAAGGAGCAAACCCAAGTCCGTCACTTCATCCTCCTCGCCGACGGCGCGGATGCGGAAGACCACGAAACCGCCATCGAGAACGCGGGACTGATGCGCCTCGAGCACATCACAACATCGGTTGTAGCGATCGGCGATGGGCAAGACGTGCCGTTCCTGAAGCAGCTCGCCGCCGCGGGCGGCGGCAAGTTCTACCTCGCGCTAAAGGCAAACCAACTTCCCGCCATCTTCACTCAGGACACTTCGATCATGTCTCGCTCCGCGATCGAGGAAGGGGCATTTATTCCGAAGCTGGTGATGGGTGAAGAGATTCTGAGGGGGATCGCCGACGAGGGCGTTCCTCCTCTTCTCGCCTACGACCTCACCGATTCGCGACCGCTCGCCCGGATGGGCATGCGGACGAAGAAGGACGATCCGCTGCTCGCGACTTGGCAGTACGGCCTCGGGACTTCGCTCGCATTTACTTCCGACGCACACCCGCGCTGGGCAAAGAACTGGGTTGGTTGGGCCGGTTTTGGTACCTTCTGGGCGCAGGCGACCCGGGCGATTTCTCGTCGGGCAACCCTAAACAACTACCAGGTGAGTGTCCATCACGACGGCGGCAAGGGGCACGTACAGGTCAAGGCGTTCGACCGTCTCGGGAATCCTCTGAGCGCGAATAACGCCGTCGTTCGAGTGGCGACTCCGACCGGTGAGTCTCGGGATGTACGCCTTTCCCAGGAAGGCCCCGGCGCCTATGTCGGCGACTTCGACGCGTCCGAGATTGGCACCTACATTGTCACCGTCGCCGAACAGGACGCGGTGGGAGGGCCACGAACCAGCGCAACCGGCTTTTCCCTCGCGTACCCAGCCGAGTACAGGAGCTACCGGACGAACCGGCCACTTCTCGAGAGGGCGGCGGCGCTGACTACCGGCATGACGTTGACTTCCCCGGCTCAAGCCTTGCGTCCCGTGCCGAACCCCGGGGCGTCGATCACCGAGCTTTGGCCGACGCTGATGTTCCTGGCCGCCCTTCTTCTGCCGATCGACATCGGAGTTCGGCGGCTGGCGCTGCCATTGGGCGAGATTTTGGCCAAAGTTTGGGCCCGCCTAAGGCGCCGACCTGCGGCTCCCGTCACCCAGCAAGTCACGGTTGGCCGCCTTCAGCAGGCGAAGCAGAGGGCGCAACGGGAGACATCCCCCGAACCTGCGCCCACGGTCATCGCGCCCGGACCAACGAAGCCGACCGCCCCGACCCCGCGCCCCACCTCGGGGACCGGAAGCACCGCGAAGGGGTTGCTCGATGCGAAACGAAAGCGAGGTGAGGAGTAA